From Falco cherrug isolate bFalChe1 chromosome W unlocalized genomic scaffold, bFalChe1.pri SUPER_W_unloc_1, whole genome shotgun sequence, the proteins below share one genomic window:
- the LOC129734888 gene encoding transitional endoplasmic reticulum ATPase-like: MDWSEGRNFGASPKELACAEETPLQNKLPENEKQYALFTDGYCCIVGTIGVIVPIYFLQARQAAPCVLFFDELDSIAKARGGNIGDGGGAADRVINQILTEMDGMSTKKNVFIIGATNRPDIIDPAILRPGRLDQLIYIPLPDEKSRVAILKANLRKSPVAKDVDLDFLAKMTNGFSGADLTEICQRACKLAIRESIESEIRRERERQTNPSAMEVEEDDPVPEIRRDHFEEAMRFARRSVSDNDIRKYEMFAQTLQQSRGFGSFRFPSGNQGGAGPSQGTGGGSGGNVYSEDNDDDLYG; encoded by the exons ATGGACTGGTCAGAAGGGAGAAATTTTGGAGCATCGCCCAAAGAGTTGGCTTGTGCTGAAGAGACCCCACTACAAAATAAACTAccagaaaatgagaagcaatATGCTCTGTTTACTGATGGATACTGTTGTATTGTGGGAACCATTGGAG TAATTGTTCCCATTTACTTTTTGCAGGCCCGCCAAGCAGCCCCTTGTGTGCTCTTTTTTGATGAGCTAGACTCCATTGCAAAGGCTCGAGGTGGGAATATCGGagatggtggtggtgctgcagATCGTGTCATCAACCAGATCCTGACAGAGATGGATGGCATGTCCACCAAGAAAAACGTCTTCATCATTGGTGCCACCAACAGGCCAGACATCATTGACCCAGCCATCTTGCGCCCTGGCCGCCTGGATCAACTCATCTACATCCCCCTGCCTGATGAGAAGTCCCGGGTTGCTATTCTTAAGGCCAACCTGAGGAAATCACCAGTTGCCAAG GATGTCGACCTGGATTTCCTAGCTAAGATGACCAATGGCTTTTCGGGGGCTGACCTGACAGAAATTTGCCAGCGTGCCTGCAAACTGGCCATCCGTGAGTCTATTGAGAGTGAGATCAGGCGAGAACGAGAGAGGCAGACCAATCCTTCCGCCATG GAAGTGGAGGAGGATGACCCAGTTCCTGAGATACGCAGGGATCACTTTGAGGAGGCCATGCGCTTTGCTCGACGCTCTGTCAGTGACAATGACATCAGGAAATACGAGATGTTTGCGCAGACTCTACAGCAGAGCCGTGGCTTTGGCAGTTTCAG GTTCCCATCAGGTAACCAGGGTGGTGCTGGTCCGAGCCAAGGCACAGGAGGTGGCAGCGGGGGCAACGTGTACAGTGAAGACAATGACGATGATCTCTACGGTTAA